The DNA window TATCAATGTCTtacgtgtgaaaataaataattttcttacatgaAGTTAGGGCACTTTTTTTACTTCGcccgggcctcaaaaatctctggaccggccctgaataaagaaaggataaatAATGAGTGGCAATCATAGCCTTAACGAGTATCGGCGGCCTTTCTCATATTAGGGACGAATGACAGTGTCCACTAATTAAAGGAGTCATctattgagatactttggcatggatAAACGCAGTCAGTCCCACAAACACAAACATATAGGGGCCGCTTGTTTGCCTTCTTTAGCTCTCACTAGATTGGATAGGATTAAAGATTAATGCAATCCATGTTTGTTCGCTCGCCGGTCTTAGCAtgtccccctcccccccccccaaaaaaaaactatgggactagctaagacgcCTCTCTCTGCTCTTGCGTCTTGTCTTCGCTCTCGCATGCTCTCTCAACTGCTCTCGTTTGAGTCCCTTCCGTCTCTCATCGCCCCAAACCCAGATcatgtcctctctctctctcatcacccTGCTCGATGCCGATGCTGATCTACACGACCCAACCTCGAGGAGGTGAGATTTTTTACTAGTCGGTCTTGGTTCGCGACCCAGACTCAAGTCAGGACCGGAATCATAGTGTCGTTGTTGGGTATACAAGGAACGCAGCTGGGATTTCGATTTcgattgaaattgaaattttgattgTTTGTGTTTTGGGAGCTTTATCGATTCAAATGGAGGAGAAAGATGTAGTTGCAAGTAGTGGAATTTGGACGGAGAGCTTTATCAATTGTAATGAAGGAAAAGctgtgaatttttatttttttggtcaaaaggtAAGGAAAAGTTATGATTGGAATCTATGGAGTTTGGAAGGAAAAAAGGAGAGGGAAGAGAGGTTTCAGGAGTGCTCTAGAAccggaaaaaaaatagaaaaagaaaaaaaaaagaactaattttattatttttattatcctgCTTATTAGTCCGAGACTACACCAAATActtcactaagctagtccagcttagtctagtctaagccagtccagcttagtccttgaagctagtctAGTCCAAGACAATCTAGTACAACAAACGCATacgtatggtacaaacatctcAAATCCGTGCCTATTGCACAATATAATTATAACAAAAtaaatccaaatccatagaaTACCAAATCTACTCCCACGCAGGTTGTATGCAATGAATATACTATATTTACATTCATCACGGAAATACATAGTTATCATTGTATCTCAAATCGGTGTCGAAAAATTTAAGCAACGATGTGGAAATAAGGGGTGAAGTCTAAACTTCACCCCATATCCACGATATTTCTATAAATCAGTcaatttcttcaatattttctataTCCTGAAAAAAATTTCGGCAGAAAATTTGCAAATCGTTTTCTCGGGAGACACAAAATGAATGACGTATATCCTTTATTCCCTCTTTTAACATgaattattttttagttttcatctATACAATCTAGGGTTTCAAGAtgaaaatttcaattaaattagtaTAATTGATTCGTTTTAGTGCAAtggtttattttattattttattacttagCATTAGAAAGAAGTTTCATTCGCCTATATCACATACTTTATTTTACACAATCTAATCATTAATTTATGATTCATAGATAtgttgtggcttcatatgaCATTCCCTAAACAATAACtttaaattttcatgtttttgagcaaattttcatcatttccatCGAAGGCAATCGATATCGATATTGGTATTGATATCTCCATCGGTATTTCAATAAATTTGCATATCAATATTTCCACCGATActgatattttaaacactggATGCGAGAAAACAATTACATCACACAATTCATTCGATTCGACAGCCAAAAATTAAGAGAATGTGtgtgaagtaaaaatgggtgtgtggataacacaccccttCTTAATTTTGACATCTAGTCTCACTCTTTGGCATCAAACccatttatgcaattaataTTTTCCACTTGCAAATGGATTGTAGCTCAGTTGTTTAAAAGTGTTTGCCTTACATTCGATATTTTTTGTTTGAAGCTCCCACAACCAGAAATTACCATTTGCTCAATGAAGTTTTGCCTGACTAACCACCTTACGTCGACAAAGAAACATTATCCAATGGAATAAAAATTTTGGTTGGGCAAAATTGGTCtacaatttggttttttttttttctagaaattTATGGCAAACACGTTTGACAGACAAAGTAACCTTCGTCAGGCAAAGTTTTTgtgccaaataaaaaatattggcACGTGTTATGCCATCTTTTGCCCGACGGAAAACCTATTTGTCAATGAGCTTAACTTGGCCCAACGAACCATTTCGTCGAGCAAACccctatttattaaaaattttgttggtcacttatcctttttcttggtgacttagggtttagggtttatattTCATCAATCAAAATGAAATATTTCGTCAGGCAAAGGTGATGGACATTTTTGCATATTCAATTCCTTTAATGATTTTCACAATCTACGAAATtattttcaatgatccaaccgtcaaacttgtttgaatATACTCCGATATCGCATACGCCAAAGTTACCAAATTCAGGTTTTCAGGATTAGATAACGGCACGAAATCCTTCGATGGTTGAAAATGTATCATCCcgatttaaggttttttttagctccaattttgatgattttttacaaatacaatcCTCAACCCGAGAAGAATAAAATGAATGGacctgatcatcaatttaaaatattttcactggtggttaccacaaaatcttacattctacttaataaaagtatatacTAAACTCTAAGTATTTGTTGCcgcttagtactacggtttagtagtatttctcttcacttgtaagtgagaagtcttatgttcgattctcgtcaaaggcgaatttgaaccacattattgctagctcattgtgaggctcaACCTGCTCCCCCACCCGTTAACTATAGttgatatcgtttgttaaaaaaaaaaaagatctctaagtgtttgttgaatCAATTGTTTTCATGGGATATGTAATGTACGAAACTAATTACAGCTATCTAAcggtcaaacttatttgtatatacttcgagatcgtgtacgccaaaaatcaccaaATGCAAGTTTCCAGGATTGGGTAACGTGACAAAATCTTTCAACGGTTGAAAATGTATCATCACGACTTAAGGATTTTTTTagttctgattttgatgatttttacaaccacactccttgaccctagaagaatgcaatgaatTGCCCCGAtatcaatttgaaatatttacactagtggttaTTACAAAATTTTACGTtctacttaataaaagtatagaataaacttttaagtgtttgttgaatCCATTGTTTTCATAAGATACACAGTCTATGAAagtaatttcaacgatccaactatcAAACTTGTTTGAATATAGTACGAGATCTCATTGTTCCAACTATCaaacttttaagtgtttgttgaatCCATTGTTCCCACAATTTTTTGCCAAAATTTAACTGCGCTGTATTTCTATGCAACCTTTGCCTGACAGGCCACCTAAGTTTGCCCGATGAAGGTTTAGACCCTTGCTTGACAAATTGGTTCGTCTGGCAAAGGTCTGATATATTATAATAGGCTCAAaaccttatttttcttcctcgCAACGTCGTTTCTGCTCCTCTTTCTGTGTTGTCTCACTCTGCCCTTGTGGTATCTATCTCTTTGCCCTTTTTGTGCTTTCTCTGTCTTCTCTTGCTCTCTCTCTATTGCCCTTTCACTCACTCCACTCTCACCGTCATGTTCAAATTCCTAAATAATCAATTCAAAGGTATGTTTGCTCATTGCTTTGATTTATATCAGTTGTGTTATTGTAATGATTGATGGGGCCATATTATTCTAAAATATTGTGAAGTTTGTGAAATGACATACCCGACCTAGAATGTCCAACAGGACACTCGAATCGTGATTCttggccgacacctagaaggtgacgaaaccataaagtgATGGTGATGTGGAAAGTGCAAGTAAattaaaacataaaccaacTAATAGCAGAGTGCACAGTGTGCGAATTAGAAACCTTTGTtggaaggaaaattttattcaaactcatttatcttctttctacacccaacttatttttttttgtcttcaaACTTTAATTGTGTCCAACAATTCTCTCTCTACAcccaaaatgaaaaagaacaaaaagtaaaaaataaaattccagTACAAAAAACTATGGGCCACCCCATCTCTCCAAACCCCAACTGCTCCCAATTTCTACCCTTCCCCACCACTTCCCCTACCACCTACAAtgaaaattcttaaaatttcaGCCATCACTACCCCTCTCCCGATCTTTCCCCAACCACATAACAACTTCATCTTCCGCGCAGTCCTTTTAACACGCCGAATTCCATGAAACTATCGATCAGTTAAATCTAACTGTGTTGGACCATCAAGTGTGCTATATGCGTAGAATCATAATTTTAATGTTAtcatgaattttgtttttttaaatattgtcatgaatttcttttgttctttttaatGGTGGGTCGTTAGGGGTTAAGGTtctccaaattttcaaattgttgTGTGTGGTAGGGAAAGTCTGCCGGCGCAAGGGGGTGGTTGGGGTTTGGACAGATGTGGTGGCTAGAGTTGCCTAATGTtggattatttatttatttattctattCTTGTTGAGTGTAAAAAGAGAATTATTTGGCACATTTGAAATTTCaagataaaaaaatgataagttgggtgtagaaagagaatAAATGGGTCTACACTAATTAGGATAAAGGAGAAATATTGTATTAAAAATACAAACTAATTTATGGTTGTAAAACGTGTGAAACAACATCCTGAAATTAAGGAAAATACATTGATCGTGCTTTAAAGCCAACACTACTCCATGGACGTGAGGAACTAGAGGCAATAGTTATCAAAGCAACCCACCGCGATAGATGAGAGTTGGTTGTTGTTGCTTCTATTTAAAGGAATTCCCTGCTCACAAAGAAATAATTTGGAGTACCAGGGTCTATCACTATAAGAACATAACATCTTGAGTGAGTAGAAATGTCTCTGTGAGTCTAAAATGCCTATGTGAGTCTTCATGGCCCCTGGAAGAGGAGGGTAACTGTGgcttgccaccagttgtcccctttttaaaaaagaaagaaaactactGCAGTGGCTGCTCGAGGTAAGTCTTCGTTCATGTACTCTAGTTGTGATCTTGGGATTGTGCtaacaataattaattagggtttattcttacacccttatcacACAAGTGATGCCAGAGCATAAATACACAACAGTAAAGATAAAGTAGAGATATTTCTAGTGAAAGGAGGAATCCTCCCACAAGTGACAAACTCTCATAGGAGACCATTAGGATTGAAAGAGACATATATGAGAAAAATGTGACACGGTGCAAAGAAAAATGCCCTTATTTTCATAAAGAGggttctctctctcaaaatttTATCATCAATATGAGTTGGACAATTTTTACAAAATCAAAACAATTGATCAGAAAAGTTCCTAATCCTCCTACAAAAATGAGAATATTTTTTCTTAGCACCTTCAAGTGATGGTGATGCTCATTTAACATTGATATATGAGTTTAAATTCGAGATTTGTGCAGTGGATAAacataaatctcaaaatttaaactcatccaatGATGATGAATAAAGTCTGAGCATCACCACCACTTAAAGGTGGTGAACAAAAATACACCCTATAAAaatatgggtttttatcacaagtggtccctgaaattgaccttcaccatcaagatggtccctgaaattaaaaatcaatcaatgtagttccTGAAAATAGgcgtcgcaaatcaatgtggtcattccgttacaattctgttaaaaattccGTTAAAAGCTAATGTAGCACATAAATAGGCCCCATAAAATTTACGGATTTTTACCACAAatgatccttgaaattgacccataacatcaagatggtccctgaaattgacccacaccatcaaTATGGtcactaaaattgaaaatcaatcaatatagTCATTGAAAATAGttgtcgcaaatcaatatgatcattccaccacaattctgtaaaaaaaaactttgttatATGCTAatgtgggtttaataattaattaaaaaaattgtctaaatacctttttgcataatggattttttttttccttatagtAGGGTCTACTCCGAAGAGAGATCActtccataaattctcaaaggcacaaggcttaaccaaggcctaagagggtgtgtggaaatagttttcaaccaacaatgGACACACATCggttataacctcattatctcaaggcaGACCTCGTCATTCTTCGCATCACCAGACCACCAGGGAAGTGTCgaacaagctctccaagattaaggttgtgaggatgttgattGCCTAAATGTTAACGATGATGTCCCAAAAGTCGTTACCAATGGGTCAAGTTATCACCAAAGGTGATCTCAATCTAGGTTTGATTCGGTGAAGGGTATTGAAGTGTGTAAAGATGGGTGTATTGAGATGTTTTTATAGAGAATAGAAAGCAAAGGAGGTATATAAATGTGGACTAAGATCGGAGGTGATTGCAGGACTAGGTTTTTgggttgacaatttttttattaaccattaaattatttaagcctatttgtaattttttttttaatttaattagacttgtgtgacccatttatgtgtcacattagCATATAACAAAACTTTTGACAGAATTGTGACGGAAGAactacattgatttgagacacttacttgcgggactacattgatcaattttcaattttagggaccattttgatgtcgcGGGTCAATTTCAAGAACCGTTTTGATGTCGTGGGTCAATGTCAATGATCATTTGTGAGAAAAAATGACTTATAGGgtccatttatgtgccacatcaacatttaacagattttttaacataattgtgacggaatgaccacattgatttgcgacacctattttcaggaactacattaattgattttcaattttatggaCCATCCGAATGGGTCGCGAGTTTGTTGTCCCAAATTACGTGTCTCATTTGTGTCTCTTCTTTAGTTTTGAGACACTTGTCCTCCATTTAACTTTAAAACTTAACAATGTTACTAtgcataaaatttaattaaaattaaaaaaactataaaaaaaaaaccactgtTGAAACTCATCATCTCCAATCTCCCTACAATCCATCCCCCAATCTCCTGCAATCCTTCAAAAGAAGGCCTTAAACCCCGTGGAAACTCATCATCCTTATCGTCCTAGTCAACCCCATCAATCCAATCACTTATCACAGTCCTCAATCTCATAACCCGTAGGAGAATCCACAATCCCAAGACGTCCCCCCAAATCATTTGTGTCTCTGCCGCTAATTCAACCTAAAAAACCCATAACCCACAATCCTCTCTTGACGACGAAGAAGACGACCCTTAACCGGTGGGTTGTGGGAGACTAAACTGGGTTTTTGATTTGATCcataagaagaagatgatgatgatgggttGGTGCATAAAGAGACCGGCAATTGGGAGCAAAAAGGGTCGGTGATTAGGGCAAGGGGTGGCTGTTGGGGTGGTGAGTTGTTGTGGGTTTAttactttatttgttttctttaattttttaatttttattaattttttaatttttattaattttttaatttttattaattttataggaaaaaaaaagttaatagtGTTTCTATAGGGTTAAATTGAGTGACACGTGTTACAAAATTACATAAGGAGACACAAATGAGACATGAACTAGGGGATAGCAAACCCATAACCATCTGAACGGTAGGAatcaatttcagagaccatttgtgataaaaacctcaAAAATATTGGAGAGAGTTAATATATGTGTTACGAAGTAATGATATTAGGACACATGGTAAGTAGCATGTCAATAGCCAATTAAGATTTGATTAttaataatttcattaactttgaattttgtagaaCTCATGTTTTTCATATTGATCTGTACAACGTGATACAACTCCTTTTAAACATAGATGCCTACTCGTTCTCTACTCTACAAACACATGACAGCAGATAGGTTTCCCTGGACAGAAATCAAGATAGAGTGTCCACATTTTTGTGAGAATgtttttatattcctattattttcaTAGCGGAAGATattgtattttttgtttgtctattttttttttttttggcgaacAGGAATCAATAACAACCGGGCAAAGATGCCAAAGATACACAGAAGCCTACCCCGAGGCCAAAGCAAGCAACAAACAACTAAGGAAAAGCAGTACAAAGAGGTACAACCGACATCGCACCAAATGCTAAAAATGTCACTCCTCATACTGCTAGGAAGAAATTAATGGGGACAAGGAAGACCATCATTACACAGAACATGAACAAGAGAGGATGGGGGTCTGTTGACCCAAACATTATCACATACCTCCCTACTTTGCCGCAACGCCAGACGATCCGCAGCCATATTTGCCGATCTTGGAGTCCAAGACCAGCGGCAGTCATTAAAAGCCTCCCCCATTCTTTTGCATCGCGCCAGAATTGGAAAAGCTTCCCAACTACCCCTCGTATCCGAGTCTCGAATACAGGATATTGATTCCTGAGAATCAGATTCCACGATGACAAAATTCCATCCCATACTTCTTCCAAGCTCACACCCATGCAGCACTGCCAAAGCTTCTGCCACAGCCACAGACGAGGCCGTGACCCTCCTCCTGATCGCTGCCATAAACCTGCCCTCATCGTCCCGAGCCACCACCCCCACAAAACCAGGAGCTCCACTCCTTAACCAGCTCGCATCCacattaatttttataaaaccCACACAAGGAGGAGACCACTGCACATCAGAAGCCAAACCATTGACAGAAATAGGCAAACTACATACCGTAGCCTGATTATATTCCTTAAAAGCAGCCACAGATTGGTTGATGACTGCGATGATCTGTCGAGGAACTATAGGTTGTTGATTGAACAGAAAACTGCATCTCGCCTTCCATATAAACCAACAAGTTGTAGCAACATATGAAAGCATATCGTTCCGCACACCCGACTGCCCATTAGCTAAACCAACAATACTGCCCAACCAAACCGCCCAACTTGTGACCGCATCCCTCCGCAATCCTCTAATTAACCTTAACCCAATCCAAACCTCCTCAACCCACGAACATTGGAGAAATAGATGTACCAAAGATTCCTCATACCTATTGCAAATAGGGCAGAGAGTAGACGAAGAGGATCGACGCATAAACAAATTTACTTTCGTGGCCACTGCCTCTTGTAAGGACCTCCATATGAAGGATCTGATTTTTGGCTGAACCTCAAGCTTCCAAACACACTTCCAAACCTGTTTTGGGATGAGGGCAGATCGGTGAGGGTTTCCAATTCGTTGCTGGATATTCCTGGTCATAGCCCAATGATATCCTGATTTGACAGAATAGATTCCATTCTTCACAAAAGGCCACACTAATCTGTCATTCGAACTCGGATCACCTGAATGTGTCTCGTAAATCGCCTTGATCTCCTCCTCCACCAGAAAGGGTTTAAGGAAATCAATCTCCCAGCTACCATAATCAGTGCTTAACAAAGAATTTACCCTGAGATTTAAAGAAACAGGAACTGACCCCAGGGGAGATGGATGACCAGAAGGGATTGAAGGCAGCCATTTATCCACCCAGACTCTGACATCCTTTCCATTCATTATCTGCCAGTGAGCGCCACCCCGAATTATTTCTCTACCAACCAGGAGGCTTGACCAAGCCCATGATGCTCTTCCACCCCTCTTCGCGTCGAAGAAAGAGCAGTTGGGGAAGTATCGGCCTTTAATGACCGACGCCCACAAAGAGTTTGGTTCCGATAACAGCCGCCAACACTGTTTCGCCAAAAGAGCGTTGTTGAACTCCGTGAAGCACCTCAAGCCAAGCCCACCTTCTTCTTTCGACTTCCCCATTTGTTCCTTTGAAACCCAGTGAATCCGGTTTTCCCCATCATTCTGCCCCCACCAAAATTTGGATATCAAAGCATCCAGATCATTGCAAAAAGTCTTcggaaacttgaagagattcATAGGATAAGCCGGAACTGCTTGCGCCACTGCCTTAATTAAAACTTCCCGCCCCGCTTGTGAGATAGTGGAGCGTTTCCATCCTTGAATTTTGCCTAAAAGCCTTCCTTTTACATACGCAAGGCCACTTCTTTTTGATCTACCCCAGATGGCCGGCACTCCCAGATAAACTCCCGGGTTCCCAACTTTCTCCATCCCAAGAATGGTGGCCAGTTGGAGAGCTAACTGATCCGGCACGTTCCCCGTAACACAAGAGGCGGGAAAAGTTAGATCCTGAGACTGTCAAAGTTTTATCTTGACTCCTATTAATTGCCATCATTCCCAATAACCCGGCCGCAGCCCACCCCCACCACCCAGTGGCCAGAAATTTGAACCACTTTGGTATGGGCTTCTTTTAATCCATGAAGCAATCATACATCGATCGAACACACGTTTCAATACATAGATCAAGCCATGAGCTTTCCTAGATATAAAAACTCGAGCAACATGACGTCACATCACAATTTTTTCATTTAAGTCTTCAATAAGTTTTTCCAGGTTCTTATACGAAGAGCCATCTTCGCTAACAGCATGGCGAGCCAACTTTGCAAAATTATCCACTGACTTGAAAATCTGCTCTCTTTGATCGCCTTCTTCCATCAATGCTCTTACCATCTTCTCCACCGTAGACCTATCACACGTGTCTTTCATATCGAGCCCGATCTTCCAGCCTTCACCAACCCATCTACTATTCACCTGTTGGTCTGCTAATTGTGGCCAACAAAGCATCGGAACTCCCGCCCAAATGCCCTCAATGGTCGAGTTCCAGCCGCTGTGAGTCCAAAACCCTCCGACAGCTTTGTGGGCCAGTACCTCTTCTTGTGGAACCCACTCCGCTATATACCCCCTTTCTTTAGTACCATCCTCCAACTCCACCGGAGTTGCACGCTCCTCTTGCCCACTCGAAAGCATATCCGACCGAACTACCCACAAAAAAGGCTTGCCACTGTTGATTAAACCGTGCCAAAACTCCAGTAACTGGACGCGGCTCAGCTTTGCCAAACTCCCAAAGCTGACGAAAATAACGGACCCCGACTGTTGGGAGTCGAGCCACGCCATGCAACGTCGGTCTTCGTGGCGCAAGGAGGAAACGGAGGATGATAGATCGTCTCCCACACGAGATTTGAGAAGGGCATGGAAAGGGCCTAaggtgtaaattttgggaaagCGAGTGGCGATCTGGGAGAGTATTAAGGGTTCTAGGTCGTCGAAGGTGTTGAGTATGATCGCAGAGACTCGAGTAATGGCCTCAATTTGCTCCatgaaaaatttaaaacttGGATGGTCAATTGGCATTCTGCAAAAACTCGGTAGATCCCGTAGTCGCAGAAGAGCTTCCATCCCTGGAATGTCCCTAATCGGGTGATCCATGTCCTGATCTGTTTCAACACGAGAAGCATATATATAGTGTTCAGCTCAAAAAACACTGAAGCAGTATACTAGCAAGGATACAAAATACACCTGAACTAGTAAAAACCAGTTTCACATGTCACATAGGAATTGTTTTTAACATTTTAAATTATCGTTATCAACTCGCTTTTTTTTCACTAACAAGAGCATTTGTAACTTTTTCAgagatttgtgtttttttttaaaatgcttTCACTGGGATAATTTTGTCGGGAAAATGATCTTAGCATTTAGTATAAGAAAGAAAAGCTAGTAT is part of the Malus domestica chromosome 12, GDT2T_hap1 genome and encodes:
- the LOC139189949 gene encoding 7-deoxyloganetic acid glucosyltransferase-like, encoding MSAEMEESESAAHVLLLPFPAQGHITPMLSFAQLLCHAGIHVTFLSTEHNHRLLTQRRALSARFPTLHFESIPDGLPPDHPRTIPPLDDIVSSLRSVTKPLLRDLLITLTKKDNESCGATTTPRPPLSCVIIDGIMCFAIDMAEEVGIPVFALRTVSACSFWCYSCIPDLIQQGQLPFQDQDMDHPIRDIPGMEALLRLRDLPSFCRMPIDHPSFKFFMEQIEAITRVSAIILNTFDDLEPLILSQIATRFPKIYTLGPFHALLKSRVGDDLSSSVSSLRHEDRRCMAWLDSQQSGSVIFVSFGSLAKLSRVQLLEFWHGLINSGKPFLWVVRSDMLSSGQEERATPVELEDGTKERGYIAEWVPQEEVLAHKAVGGFWTHSGWNSTIEGIWAGVPMLCWPQLADQQVNSRWVGEGWKIGLDMKDTCDRSTVEKMVRALMEEGDQREQIFKSVDNFAKLARHAVSEDGSSYKNLEKLIEDLNEKIVM